gaccaAAAATCAACACATTACTACCCATCATACCGATGCTGTCTTGTCCATGGCACACAATAAACACTTCCGTTCTGTTTTAGCATCCACCTCCGCAGATCATACTGTAAAACTATGGGATTTGAATTCAGGTAACGCAGCTCGTTCTTTGGCTTCTATTCATTCAAACAAGAATGTTTCATCTTCCGAATGGCACATGTTGAACGGTTCCGTTCTTTTGACCGGTGGTTATGATTCTCGTGTAGCTTTAACAGATGTTAGGATTTCTGACGAAAGTCAAATGAGTAAATACTGGTCTGTCATGTCTGGCGAAGAAATCGAAACCGTTACGTTTGCtaatgaaaatataatattgTGTGGTACCGATTCTGGTAATGTATACTCTTTTGATATTAGAAACAACGAAAACCGTAAACCCGTTTGGACATTAAAAGCACATGATGCTGGTATCTCCACCTTATGTTCGAGCAAGTTCATCCCTGGTATGATGAACACTGGGGCTATGGGTGAAAAAACTATCAAGCTGTGGAAATTCCCCTTGGATGAAGTTACAAACGGCAGAGGCCCAAGCATGGTTCTTTCTCGTGACTTTGATGTCGGTAATGTCTTGACATCATCGTTTGCTCCAGATATTGAAGTAGCAGGCACCATGGTTATTGGTGGTGTCAACAAGGGTCTGAAACTATGGGATGTTTTCACCAATAGATCCGTACGCAGGAGCTTCAAAAGTGAATTAGAGGATGTGCAAACGAGggccaaagaagaagccaaACAGCTAGGCAAGAGTTCAAGAATCGCAAGAAAATACACCAATAACGATAATCCAGATACTGTTATTACCATTGATGATCAGggtgaagatgaagaagaaagagaaggaGAAGACGAGCATGACGACATGGCATAAATCTGGATAGGAAACACATTAAACAAAGTACGTCGCAAGTATAAGTAAAAAAACTAGCTATAGAAGATAACCTGTATACTAGACAAGAtaagcttttgaaaaaaatgctatAATATGGTCAATGTAATCTATTGAAGAGTAGCTCGACAGAGTAAAGTATAATGGAATACAGTAGGTTATACTATTGTAAATGTATATCACCCGGCCTATAACAAGAACGTAGAGAGTGAtgtgaaaattttctttctttttttgttttttttttcaaagcgaaattttttttgagtgATGAGATGggagatgaaaaattttgtgaATAATGTAGTATACAGAGTTTTTTACTAAACCAGTGTAAGTGTTTTGGAAGGTTATATCTCTAGGGAAACAAGCGTGCAGTACAGTATTTAGTAAACAATGGCCCCTATTGAATATTTACTGTTTGAAGAACCTACTGGTTATGCAGTCTTCAAGGTTAAGTTGCAGCAAGATGACATTGGTTCAAGATTAAAGGAAGTTCAAGAACAGATCAATGACTTTGGTGCTTTTACGAAGTTGGTCGAACTTGCTTCTTTTGCCCCATTTAAAGGTGCTGCTGAGGCTCTGGAAAATGCCAATGATATATCAGAAGGTTTAGTCTCTGAAAGTTTGAAGGCCATTTTGGACTTGAATTTACCAAAGGCTTCctccaagaagaagaacattACTTTGGCTATTTCCGATAAGAACTTAGGTCCTTCTATCAAGGAAGACTTTCCATACGTCGATTGTATTTCAAATGAGCTTGCCCAAGATTTGATTCGTGGTGTTAGATTACatggtgaaaaattattcaaaggTTTACAATCTGGTGATTTAGAAAGAGCTCAATTAGGTTTGGGTCACGCTTATTCTAGAGCTAAGGTGAAGTTTTctgttcaaaagaatgatAACCACATCATTCAAGCTATTGCTTTATTAGACCAATTAGATAAAGATATCAACACTTTCGCCATGAGAGTTAAGGAGTGGTATGGATGGCATTTCCCTGAATTGGCTAAATTAGTACCAGACAACTACGCTTTCGCCAAGTTGGTCCTTTTCATCAAGGACAAAGCTTCACTAAACGATGATTCCTTACATGATTTGGCTGCTCttttgaatgaagattCAGGTATTGCACAAAGAGTCATTGACAATGCTCGTATTTCTATGGGTCAAGATATATCCGAAACCGATATGGAAAACGTTTGTGTCTTCGCTCAAAGAGTTGCTTCCTTAGCTGATTACAGAAGACAACTATACGATTACTTATGCGAAAAGATGCACACTGTTG
This genomic window from Saccharomyces kudriavzevii IFO 1802 strain IFO1802 genome assembly, chromosome: 12 contains:
- the PWP1 gene encoding rRNA-processing protein PWP1 (similar to Saccharomyces cerevisiae PWP1 (YLR196W); ancestral locus Anc_7.356), which codes for MISATNWVPRGFSSEFPEKYILDDEEMERINQLAQLNLDDAKASLEEVEGKPEVEDDTEAKPAPAGSERLKDQLEIDDDLKEYNMEEYDEEEATDNEDGKDVSMFPGLSNDSDVKYHEGEEGEDPYISLPNQEDTQEEKQELQVYPSDNLVLATRTEDDVSYLDVYVYDDGAGFHSDDIPVEEGDEADPDVARGLVRDPALYVHHDLMLPAFPLCVEWLDYKVGSSSEEAANYAAIGTFDPQIEIWNLDCVDKSFPDMILGEPHDNSMASLQSKKKKKKTKNQHITTHHTDAVLSMAHNKHFRSVLASTSADHTVKLWDLNSGNAARSLASIHSNKNVSSSEWHMLNGSVLLTGGYDSRVALTDVRISDESQMSKYWSVMSGEEIETVTFANENIILCGTDSGNVYSFDIRNNENRKPVWTLKAHDAGISTLCSSKFIPGMMNTGAMGEKTIKLWKFPLDEVTNGRGPSMVLSRDFDVGNVLTSSFAPDIEVAGTMVIGGVNKGLKLWDVFTNRSVRRSFKSELEDVQTRAKEEAKQLGKSSRIARKYTNNDNPDTVITIDDQGEDEEEREGEDEHDDMA
- the NOP56 gene encoding snoRNP complex protein NOP56 (similar to Saccharomyces cerevisiae NOP56 (YLR197W); ancestral locus Anc_7.354), which encodes MAPIEYLLFEEPTGYAVFKVKLQQDDIGSRLKEVQEQINDFGAFTKLVELASFAPFKGAAEALENANDISEGLVSESLKAILDLNLPKASSKKKNITLAISDKNLGPSIKEDFPYVDCISNELAQDLIRGVRLHGEKLFKGLQSGDLERAQLGLGHAYSRAKVKFSVQKNDNHIIQAIALLDQLDKDINTFAMRVKEWYGWHFPELAKLVPDNYAFAKLVLFIKDKASLNDDSLHDLAALLNEDSGIAQRVIDNARISMGQDISETDMENVCVFAQRVASLADYRRQLYDYLCEKMHTVAPNLSELIGEVIGARLISHAGSLTNLSKQAASTVQILGAEKALFRALKTKGNTPKYGLIYHSGFISKASAKNKGRISRYLANKCSMASRIDNYSDEPSNVFGSVLKKQVEQRLEFYNTGTPTMKNELAIQEAMELYNKDKPAADGEEIKEKETSKKRKLEGDDEEEKKEKKEKKSKKEKKEKKEKKDKKEKKEKKEKKDKKKKSKD